The following are encoded together in the Tepidiforma bonchosmolovskayae genome:
- a CDS encoding LLM class flavin-dependent oxidoreductase → MKFGIFYEISVPRPWGPTTEYEVYQNCLEQVKLADELGFDQVWAVEHHFLEEYSHCSAPEVFLTACAMVTKNIRIGRGIVVCVPEFNNPIKAAEVAATMDIVSGGRLEFGTGRSATWTELGGMGADPDETKKTWDEWVRIIPKMWTEERFGYQGRAFSMPQRAVLPKPLQKPHPPMWVAVTSPGTELDAADRGMGSLGLTFGGFAEQEKKIAEYRRRIKYCDPVGSFVNEQVNTVNFLFCHEDNEYGAKTGQRLAGTFNYLAEQLLAARQAYPTRSYPNLGLLPALRREATSAPEGQIPEGLCIGNPDRIIEVIKKWESVGVDRINFLLNAIETVPQEEVLASLRLFAKEVMPKFAEKPAPAPAGVGGGN, encoded by the coding sequence ATGAAGTTCGGCATCTTCTACGAGATTTCGGTGCCGCGGCCGTGGGGGCCGACCACGGAGTACGAGGTGTACCAGAACTGCCTCGAGCAGGTGAAGCTCGCGGACGAGCTGGGGTTCGACCAGGTTTGGGCGGTCGAGCACCACTTCCTGGAGGAGTATTCGCACTGCTCGGCGCCGGAGGTGTTCCTGACGGCGTGTGCGATGGTCACGAAGAACATCCGCATCGGGCGGGGGATTGTCGTCTGTGTGCCCGAGTTCAATAACCCCATCAAGGCGGCAGAGGTTGCCGCGACGATGGACATCGTCTCGGGTGGGCGGCTGGAGTTCGGGACTGGCCGCTCGGCGACGTGGACGGAGCTGGGCGGGATGGGCGCCGACCCCGACGAGACGAAGAAGACCTGGGACGAGTGGGTGCGGATCATCCCGAAGATGTGGACGGAGGAGCGGTTCGGCTACCAGGGCCGGGCGTTCAGCATGCCGCAGCGGGCGGTGCTGCCGAAACCGCTGCAGAAGCCGCATCCGCCGATGTGGGTGGCAGTGACGAGCCCGGGAACGGAGCTGGACGCCGCCGACCGCGGGATGGGCAGCCTCGGGCTGACGTTCGGGGGCTTCGCCGAGCAGGAGAAGAAGATTGCCGAGTACCGCCGGCGCATCAAGTACTGCGACCCCGTGGGCTCGTTCGTGAACGAGCAGGTGAACACGGTGAACTTCCTCTTCTGCCACGAGGACAACGAGTACGGGGCGAAAACGGGCCAGCGGCTTGCGGGAACGTTCAACTACCTCGCGGAGCAGCTGCTGGCGGCGCGGCAGGCCTACCCGACCCGCTCGTATCCGAACCTCGGGCTGCTGCCCGCGCTCCGGCGGGAGGCCACGAGCGCGCCCGAAGGGCAGATTCCCGAGGGGCTCTGCATCGGCAACCCGGACCGGATCATCGAGGTCATCAAGAAGTGGGAGTCGGTGGGCGTCGACCGGATCAACTTCCTGCTCAACGCGATTGAGACGGTGCCGCAGGAGGAGGTGCTGGCGAGCCTGCGGCTGTTTGCGAAGGAGGTCATGCCGAAGTTTGCTGAGAAGCCGGCGCCCGCGCCGGCCGGCGTCGGGGGAGGGAACTGA
- a CDS encoding acetoacetate decarboxylase family protein translates to MPLVGTRPTTDFEHGPLLRQPGGEPWVLPRAQILQVMYEIEQGAMTSLLPPALHPTIPPTLVVTVMRAPESPVGPFTVAEAKIGCRSGARPRALSVRAYCDSAAACEALAARWGYPVHPAEVVLAKRYDRSWGAVRIGGRTVLEAHLVDPEAISGSDIQYLATLNTARVERGGEAVPRLIQVDPEYQFHSADRGMPELLAFDAEAFALPGAEPYWPVSASLAVADVAMPELRYLVDPAKPPLAAVERI, encoded by the coding sequence ATGCCGCTCGTTGGAACCCGGCCGACGACCGACTTCGAGCATGGGCCGCTGCTCCGCCAGCCCGGCGGGGAGCCGTGGGTCCTGCCGAGGGCCCAGATTTTGCAGGTGATGTACGAAATCGAGCAGGGGGCGATGACAAGCCTCCTGCCCCCGGCGCTGCACCCGACCATCCCGCCGACGCTGGTGGTCACGGTGATGCGGGCGCCGGAGAGCCCGGTCGGCCCGTTCACGGTGGCGGAGGCGAAGATCGGCTGCCGCTCGGGCGCGCGGCCGCGGGCGCTCTCCGTGCGCGCGTATTGCGACTCAGCGGCAGCCTGCGAGGCGCTGGCAGCGCGCTGGGGCTACCCGGTTCACCCCGCCGAGGTCGTGCTGGCCAAGCGGTACGACCGCTCGTGGGGAGCGGTGCGCATCGGCGGGCGGACCGTGCTGGAGGCGCACCTCGTCGACCCCGAGGCGATCAGCGGCAGCGACATCCAGTACCTGGCCACGCTCAACACGGCGCGGGTCGAGCGCGGCGGCGAGGCGGTGCCCCGGCTCATCCAGGTCGACCCGGAGTACCAGTTCCACAGCGCGGACCGCGGGATGCCGGAGCTGCTGGCCTTCGATGCGGAGGCATTCGCCCTGCCGGGCGCGGAGCCGTACTGGCCGGTGAGCGCGTCGCTCGCGGTGGCCGATGTGGCGATGCCGGAACTTCGGTACCTCGTCGACCCGGCGAAGCCGCCGCTGGCGGCGGTCGAGCGGATCTAG